The genomic window CACTTCTGGGATGAGGACGCGGGCTTGTTTTATTCCACGGGCGGCCCCGCCGAGAAGTTGCTGACCCGGCAGGCGCAGGCCTTCGACTCGGCGGTGATGAGCGACAACGCCGCCGCCGCGCTGCTGGGGATGTGGATGTCGCGCTACTTCGCGGGGGAAACTGAGGGCGAACGGCTGGCCCGGCGAACCGTGCAGACCTTTGGCGATCAGATGCTCAGCGCGGCGGGGGGCTTCGGGGGCTTGTGGCAAGTCGCGGCCTTTTTGGATTCGCCGCACACCGAAGTGGCCCTACTCGGCACACCGGAGCAGCGCCGCCCGCTGGAAGTTGAATTGGCCCGCCACTTTTTGCCGTTCAGCGTGCTCGCTCCGGCGGCCATCGGCGGCGGCTTAGAGGTGCTGGAACACCGCAGCGGCGCGGGGGTGGCGTATGTCTGCGTTAACCGCGCCTGCGATTTGCCGACCTCGCAAGTGGACGTGCTGGCCCAGCAACTGGGTAAGATCAGCGGGTAGCGGGCAGGTGCGCCGCGCTCCTGCCTCAAGGAAGCTGAAAGCGCTCCTCAGCCGCTGAACACGCCGGAGGTTCAAACTGCTTGCATCTCAAGTTCAGCAGGAGGGTTTTAATGAGCGATCCACATGACGCCGCCAATCCGCGTAACGACCTCAGCACCCGGGGCGATCCCAAAGACGATCACGAGTCTCACTACACCACCGCGCCCTTAGATGACCGCGTGGGAACACAGGACAAAGGCGTCGGCGGCTTGCAAAATCAAGACGACCACGAGTCTGGTCAGGGGGCGCAGACGTTCAAGGGTGTCAACGCTCTAGTGACCCGCGACCCCGACGCCTTTGAACACTCGCCGCAAGAGGCGGCCTATGCGGGCGCGGACGCGCCAGTGAGTACGCTCGGCGGTATGCCGCCCGCCGCTGCGATTCCCGGCGATCTCAGCGCTGGCCTCTCGGTGATGCCGGGCGGCGGCATCGGCGGGGTCATGCAGTCCGACCCCTTTCTGGCCCGCGACATCGACCCCAATCCGGCTTACACCCCGCCCAGCGAGGAAGTCACGCCCCATCCCAACGAGGGAGCCGCCGGCGTGCCAGCCGGCGCACCCGGCGAGGGCTACCTCGAAGCCAACCTCAACGACACCGTAAGCAACGATAAAGACCGGCGCTGAGCTTAAAAAAGGACAAATCATGACCGATCCCAATGACATGAACGGCAGTGATTTTCCGCAAATGGACAACCCGGCGGGCGTGCCGAATTACAGCGGTAGCGAGTTGCCCACCAACGAAGAGATGGGCGGCCTCAGCAGCGGCGTGGGTGGCATGAGTAGAGCGCCCAGAGTGGATGATTCCATCATCGACGAGATCGGCGGCACGGGTGGAGCGGGTCTGAGCCGCAACCCGGACGACGCGGCGGGTTCTCCGGTGCATCAGGTGTCGGGTAAGAAAACGGACGAAGTGCCGTAGAGCTTTCGTAGAAGATAAGCAAGCAAAACCGCCGCCCAGACCGAGTGTTCTCGTCAAGGGCGGCGGTTTTGCTTACAGACTTACAACGGCAAAACGTACACCACGCCGTCTTCCACTTCAGTTTTGTAAATCTGCACCGGCTTGAGGGCGGGCAAGGTTTTGGCTTTGCCAGTCGCCAATTCGAATTTCCCGCCGTGCTTCTCGCAGGTGATCCGGCCATTGTCGACGTCGCCGCCGAGCAGCGGGTAATTTTGGTGGCTGCAATTGTTGCGCAGCGCGTAGTACTGGTTCTCGAAGTTGATGACCACCACGGAGTGGCTGCCCAGCGTCACTTCGGTCTGGCTGCCTTCGGGTAGGGCGTCCACCGCGCCGACTTCGATGCGGCTGGTTTGCGTTTGTGTCTCACTCATGAAGGGAGTTTAGCGGGCGGCGTGTCCCTGCGCCCTGGCAAGCGCCACTAAGTCGCTGATGGCAGCAGGCCAGCTCGGAAAATCGAAAGTGAATCCAGCGTTCAGGAGTCTCTCCGGCACAGTCCAGCGGCTCTTGAGCAGCAACTCAGCTTCAGAATTCATCACCCGTGCGCCGAGTTTGATCAGCGCCGCCGTGGACGGGATGCCCAGCGGCACGCCCCAAGCTTGGCGGTAGGCGGCCAAGAACTCACGGTTGGTCAGCGGCTGCGGCGCAGTGATGTTGAACGGCCCGGCTAACTCAGCCGCCGCAGGCGAGTCGCGCTCAATCAGAAACTCGACTGCCCGACAGAAATCCAGTTCGTGAATCCACGAAACGTACTGACCGCCGCCAGCCATCGCGCCCGCGCCGCCCAGCCGCACCACCAAGTCGGTCGTCTGCATCACGCCGCCCTCGCCCACGCCGTACACCATCGCCGTTCGAAGGGCCACCCGCCGAGTAGTTGGCAAGTCTTCTTCTTGCAGTGCCGCTTCCCAGCGCTTTCCCACGTCCACGCTGAAGCCCTCGCCAATCTCGCCGCTCGCCTCGGTCTGCGGTGTGTCGCGGGCGTCCCGGTAAAGGGTGCCGGTGCTGGAATTGAGCCATACTGGCGGCGGAGCGTCGGCCCGCTTGACCGCCCGGCCCAGTGCCCGCGTGCTGTCCATTCGGGAAGCATAAATATCGAGCATGTTCTGGGCAGTGTAGCGGCAATTCACCGTGCGCCCGGCCAGATTGACCAGGGCCGCCGCGCCGCTGATTTCGGCAGTCCATTCGCCCTGCCGCACGCCGTCCCAGCGCACCCAGCGGGCCGGTAAGTTGGCCGACGGCTTGGAGCGCGACAAAATGACCACCTCCCACCCCTGCGCCGCGAAGAAGCGGGTCAGCGCCCGGCCCAGAAAGCCTGACCCACCGGCGATGACCAGCCTCGGCGCTGAAGGATCTGACCGAATTCTGTCGGGCTGGCTCATACGCCGCACCCCGTCTCCAGCACTTTCCGGAGGCCCTGCGCGGGCGTCCACGTCCAAGCCGAGAGGGTAAAGCCCTCATAGTAAGACTCGGAAGTGATGATCTCCATTGTGCCGTCGCCGTTGAGGTCGGCCACGCCTTCCAGGCTGTAACGGAGATTCAGGCGCGGCGCGTCAATATCGCTGGACGCCTTCAGCACGGCGTCCTCGCGCAGCACGGTGGTTTTCACCTTGCCACTTACCACGCTTCTGAGCAGCAGCAACGAGTAATCCCCCGCCGCCGCGTTGGGGGAAGGCACGGGGCGAGCCGCGTTGGAACCTTTGAAAAAGCTGGCTCCGAGAATGACTTCGTCCTTGCCGTCCCCGTCCAGATCGGCGCGGATCACCTGTTGCAGCTTGAGTTGCGGAGTGTTCAGTCCGCGCTTTTGCAACTCGGCTTTGATGACGCTCAGATACGCGCTGCCGCTCGTGGGCAGCACCGTGACGGAGCGCGGGCGTGCTTCGAGGTCGGCGCGGGTGGCGATCAGAGTCTGCTTGGCAATCCTTTTGGGCGCGAGGTTCACGGTAAAAAAGTCAGAGCACGGCCCGTCATACGAAACGGGGGAGCCGCCCACCGCGTCCACGCTCGGCCCTGCCAGCCCCTGCACCCGGTAACCCGTGTCGGCCTTGACTTTGGGCACGGCCTGCAGCGGGGAGAGCCAGCGCTGAGTGTCCCAGACGCCCAGCAGCGAAGCCGCGTCATCACCCGCAAAGGTCACCAGCACCGGGGCGGTGCCTTTGGCGGCCGCGTGGGCCACCGGCAGCAAGCTGAGCGCGGCCAGCCACACCACGCAGCGGACGGTCACAGCTCGGCGTCCAGCGTCACCCGCTGGCCTCTCCGCGCCGAGGCGAAGAGAGCGTCCAGCACGCGGGCCTGCTTCACGGCGTCTTCGGGCGGATAGAGCAGGGCTTCCTCGCCCCGCGCGGCCCGCTGAAAATGACTCACCATCAAGGTGTAGCCGTTGCTGGGCGCAAAGGTTTCTTCCCGCGTTTGTTCTCCCACCGTCACGCGCAGAATCAGCGGTTGGCGGTTGCTGGATTCAAACGGCTGCTCCATCTCCAAGCTGCCTGCCGTGCCGTAGAGCGCCAAACGCGGCGTGCCCTGCCAATCAAAAGCGCAATTGATACTTGCCAGCGCCCCACCTCCATTCAAATCTGGGTAGTCCATGACGCCCGAAATGCCCAGATCCACGCCCTGATCCGTCCAGCGGGCCTGCGCCGCCACGCTGCCCGGCTCGCCCAGCAGCAGGCGCATAAAATTGACCGGATAGCAGCCCACGTCGTAGAGCGCTCCGCCGCCCATATCGGGCAGCCAGCGGAAGTCGCTGGGGTTGGTCATAAAAAAGCCGTAACTGCCCTGAAGCGATCTGAGTTCACCGAGTTCGCCGCTCCTGACGATCTCGCGGATGCGCGTTACGTGCGGCTGAAAGCGGTAAGCGAAGGCTTCCAGCGAGACGCGCCCTGTTTCCAGGGCAACTTGCGCGAGCTGCTGGGCTTCTTTGGCGTTCAGGCTCAGCGGCTTTTCAGTCAGGACGTGCTTGCCTGCCCGCATGGCGGCGGCGCTCCAGGGCCAGTGCAGATCGTTGGGCAGCGGATTATAAACCGCGTCCAGCTCGGCTTCCACCACCTCCTGATACGTCCCGATGCGGGGAATGTTCCACTCGGCAGCAAAGTCGCGGGCGTGCTCGGAAGCAGGGTCGCGCACGCCGACGATTTCCACCGTGCCGCCGCTTTCACGAATAGCCGGAATCAGGGCGCGGGCGATGCGGGCCGCTCCGAACAGGCCCCAGCGTAGGCCGGGGGCTTGGGTGAAGTGGGTCATGTCTGAGTGTAAGCATTCTGCCCGGCTTGCCGCCCGCTGGTAAAGGCTTGGAGAAGGCGCTCACGTCTGCGGCACTGAACTTGGGTTTCCTGCGCTAAACTCAGCCCAAATGCAACCTGATTTCGTGATCGTGGGCGCGGGTTCCGGCGGCTGTGTGCTGGCACGGCGACTCCTAGACGCTGGCGCAAGCGTGCTGCTCTTAGAAGCGGGCGGCCACGACAACCACCCCTTTATCCGCGCTCCCGCCGCCTTCCCGCGCTTATTCAAGACCCGGTTTGATTGGAACTTTCACACCGCTCCGCAAACTCATCTGCAAAACCGCCGCTTGTACTGGCCACGCGGCAAAGTGCTGGGCGGCAGCAGCGCCATCAACGCCACTATTTATATTCGCGGCTCGCAGCAAGATTTTGACGGCTGGAGCGGCCCCGCTGGACACCACACGCCCGGCTGGGGCGATGGCTGGCGCTGGGCCGACGTGCTGCCGTTCTACAAATCGCTGGAGAAGTTTCGGGGCGAGGAAAGCGAGACGCGCAGTCAGGGCGGCGTCCTCCACGTGGGCGAGCGGGCCGCCTCACACGCTCTCTCGCACGCGTTCGTCCGCTCGGCGGCGCGGGTGCTGGACATTCCGGTGAGCCAGAGTTTCAACGACGGCCAGCACCTCGGCGCGGGCCTCTACGAGTCCAACCACCTGAGGGGCGTGCGGCAGTCGGCGTATCAAGCCTTCCTCGCTTCTCAGCGGGCCAATCCTCGCCTGACCGTACTGACCGGGGCGAGGATGCTCTCGCTGCTGTGGGAGGGGAGGCGGGTCGTCGGCGTCCGGTTCGGGTATGAGAGCCAAGTCAAAGACGTGCGCGGCGGCGGCGTCATCTTGGCGGCGGGTACGGTGCAAACCCCGCAACTGCTGATGCTGTCGGGCATCGGGCCGGGAGCTGAATTAAAGAAGCACGGCATTGAAGTGAGGGTCGAGTCGCCGGGAGTGGGCCAGAACTTACAAGACCACCTCGCCGTGCCGGTCATCTTCAGGTCAAACGCGCCGAGCTTGGACGCTGCCAAAGACTTGCCTGCGCTGGCCGAGTGGGCGCTGAAGCGCAGCGGCCCGCTGAGCAGCAACGTGGCTGAGGCAGGCGCGTTCGCCCACGCCCGCGCCGGGTTGCCGCGCAGCAGCCCACCCGACTTGCAGTACCACTTCGGCCCGGCTTACTTCCGCGAGCACGGCTTTCAGAAAGTGGAGGGCAATCACTTCTCGGTTGGCCCGGTGCTGGTGGACGTTCACAGCCGGGGCCACGTCACCCTGCACAGCGCCGATCCTGCCGCTGCGCCGATCATTGATCCCTGTTACCTCAGCGACGAACGCGATGCTCAGAGCTTGCTGGCGGGCGTGCGGCTGGCCCGCCAGATCGCTGCCGAGTCGCCGCTGGCCGATTTCAATGTGGGCGAAAGTCTGCCCGGCGCACAGGCCCAGACCGACGCCGAGCTGCTCGCTCACATTCAGCGCGAAGCCGAAACCCTCTATCACCCGGTCGGCACGGCGGCGATGGGCGACGGCGAGGACGCGGTGGTTGACCGCTGCTTGGCCGTACGCGGTGTACAGGGGCTGTGGGTGGCCGACGCCAGCGTCATGCCGCGCATCACCCACGCCAACACCAACGCCACCGCCATGATGATTGGAGCGCGGGCGGCGGCGTTTTTGGTGGAGAGCTAAGTGCTATTGGGTCAAATTTACTGTGCCAACGTCCGCTTGAGCAGAGTCACGGGCACCTGCACTTCTTTTTTGTTGCGCCAGACGGTCAGGGTCACGATCTGGCCGGGGCGCTTGGTGGCCACCCGCCGCACCACGTCGTAAGAATTTTTGATTCGCACGCCGTCCACCGCCACGACCACGTCGCCCAGCGGCGCGAGCAGTTGGCCTTCGTTGTTCTTGAGGCTGCCGCGCAGACCCGACCTCGCGCCCGCCGAACCCGCCGGAACTTCGTTGACCAGTGCGCCGTTGCTGCTGCTCAGGCCCGCCAGTTGCCGCAGGGCCGGGTCGAGGTCGCCGAGGTTTTGTAAACTCACGCCCAGAGTGCCGCGCTGCGACACGCCCACCGTCTCTAAGTCGGTCAGCGACTGCTTGACGATATTGGCCGGAATCACCACGCCGATGATGCCCGGCACCAACTGACTGGGCGCGGCGTTGGCGTCGGCCACGCCCACCACTGCGCCGCGCGAATCCAGCACAGGGCCGCCGGAATTGCCGCCCTGAATCATGGCGGTGGTCAGCATGTATTCCCCGACCTCGCCGCCGAGCTGATCGTCACGCGGCACATCCGAGCTGGACTTCGAATACGCTCCGGTTGAAATGAAGTTTTGGTACTTGAGCGGCGAGCCGATGGCGATGAACTTTTGCCCCAAAACGAGGCGGCTGCTGTCTCCGAAGCTCAGGAGTTTGGGCGCACTGACCCCCGATACCCGCAGCACGGCGATGTCGATTCCCGGATCGCTGCCCACCACTTTGGCTGGAACGCTGCGCCCATCGCTCAAGGTCACGCTCAAGCTTTCCTGATCTTTGATGACGTGGTAATTGGTGACGATCAAGTTGGCTTTATAAAAAAACCCGCTGCCGGTTTCGTTGGGGTTGTCGCCCTGCTGGAGGGCGTCGGCGCGAATCCGCACATTGACCTGCACGGTGGCCGGCAGGGCGCTGCGCGTCACTTCTACGGTGTTGATCTCGTCGGACGTCACCAGCGGGCGCTGCGCCGTGACGCTGCCGGTGACATAAGCGCAGGCCAGCGCCGCGCCCAGCAAGACGCCGATGCCCAGCCCCCGCTGCCAGTTCACTGGCCCGAGCCGCCCGAACTGCTTGAAGCCGTTGCCGCGCTTTTGGCTGAGCTGGCCGCGCTGCTCTTGTCGGCGGCTTTGGGCGCTTCGGTTTTGGGCGAGCTTGCCGCTGCGCTCTCAGACGAACTGGCCGAGTCTGCGCTCTTGCTGCCCTCGGTGTTGCTGCTCTCCGCTTTGCCGCTGTCCGGGGCGCTGCTCGCCGTGCTGGTTTTGCCTGATGAGCGCGAATCGTTGGCATAAAAGCCACTGCCCTTGAAGGCAATCGCTGGGGCCGACACCAGCCGCTTGACCGGCTCGCCGGTTTCGGGGTGCAGCGTGAGCGCGTCGTCTTTCATGCTCTGTTTGACTTCAAAGGTCTGGTTGGTGATCAGATTGCGGTAAACATACGTTGGCATAACTTTTTCGCGCCTCCAGCGCCACATCTTAGCAATACTCAGCCTAGCGCAGTCGTGAGCCTAGCAGAGCGCGGCAAAGCAAAAGGAGCAAGTGGCCTGCTCAGCCGTCGACCGTTTGAGATGAGCCACTGAACCGAGGTGAGTAAGTTACTCATAACACTCCTCATCGGGGTGCTAAACTGATCCTGCTACCAAGTGGTTTGGCAGTTCTTTATCTCTTTACGTCTTTAGGGAAGCGCAAGATCCCGCTCAGCATGGCCACGAACACGGGCAGCGGCGGGGGAACGAGGCGGGAGTCATCGAAAAGGCCCGAGATCAAAATGATCGAGGCCCGATTCTGCGGATGCTCTCAGGGTTGATCGCCGAACCCTCCCGGCCCTGCTCACGCGGGGTAAACGTCCACTGAAAAGCCCGCCGAGAAGCGGAGACAAGGTGGCGTATGGCAGATCAAATCAATGCCCGCTGACACGGTGACTTGATCACGGTGTTCAGGACGGGCCGGAGTCTTTATGTGCGGAATCGTCGGGTACATTGGAGCAAGGCAAGCGCAAGACGTGTTGGTTTCGGGCCTCGCCAAATTGGAATACCGGGGTTACGACTCGGCGGGCGTGGCCATTCAGCAAAGCGAGCAAAACGGCGGCGGAATGCAGGTCATGAAGAAGGCGGGCAAGCTGGCGAACCTCGCGGGCGAATTGAAGACGGCTCCGCTTTCGGGCACGCTCGGCATAGGCCACACCCGCTGGGCCACCCACGGCCTGCCCAACGACACCAACGCCCACCCGCACGCCACCGAAGACGGTCAGATCGTGATTATCCACAACGGCATCATCGAGAATTACCTGAGTCTCAAAGCCGCTTTGATGCAGCGCGGCCACGTCTTCAAGTCCGAAACCGACAGCGAGGTGCTGGCCCACCTGATCGAAGAGAAGTACGGACAGGTCGGCGGCAATCTCTACGAAGCGGTGAGGCAAGCGCTGGGCGAGGTGCGCGGCGCTTACGGCATCGTGGTGACGCACGCCAATCACCGCGAGATCGTGGCGGCCCGCACCGTCAGCCCGCTGGTGATGGGCGTCGGTGAAGGCGAGATGTTTCTGGCCTCGGACGTGCCCGCTTTGCTGGCCTACACCCGCCAAATGGTCTTCCTCCACGACGGCGACATGGTGGTGCTGAGCGATGACGGCTTCCGCGTAACCGATCTGGCTGGAAACGAGGTTCAGCGCCAGATCGAGCACATCGACTGGGACGCCGAGGCCGCCGAGAAGGGCGGGTACGACACCTACATGCTCAAAGAAATCTACGAGCAGCCCACCGCTCTGACCAACACCCTGATTGGCCGCCTCCACGACGACAGCGGCGAGGTCAATCTGGACATCAACCTCGATCCCAGCAGCTTCAAGCGCATCTCCATTATTGCCTGCGGTACCGCTTACTACGCTGGCCTCGTTGGCGAATACCTGATCGAGCAGCTCGCCCGCATTCCGGTGGAAGTGGACGTGGCCTCGGAGTACCGTTACCGCAACCCCATCGTGAGCGAGGACACTTTGGCCATCGTGATTTCGCAGTCGGGTGAGACGATCGATACGCTCGAAGCGCTGCGTGAAGCCAAAAAATACGGCGCGAAAACGCTGGGCGTCATCAATGCCAAGGGCAGCAGCATGACCCGCGAACTCGACGACACCCTCTACATTCACGCCGGGCCGGAAATCGGCGTGGCCAGTACCAAAGCTTACACGGCGATGGTCAGCGCCATGCTGCTGCTGGCTCTCTGGCTGGCCCGCGCCCGTGGCACCTTGGACGATGCCAAGGCCAAAGAACTGCTCCACGCTGCCCGCGAGTTGCCCAGATTGGTCGAAGAAGCCCTCTCGCCCGAGCGGGTGGAGAACATCAAACGGGTGGCCGAAAAATATGCCCACTCGCGTGATTACCTGTTCCTCGGGCGCGGCGTCAACGCGCCCACCGCCCTTGAAGGTGCCCTGAAGCTCAAGGAAATCAGTTATATCCACGCCGAGGGCTACGCGGCGGGCGAGATGAAGCACGGCCCGATTGCCCTGATCGACAGTGACTTGCCGGTGGTGGTGGTGGCCACCGAAAGCCGCCTGCTCGAAAAGACCATCAGCAACGTGCAGGAAGTTCGCGCCCGTGCGGGCAAAGTCATCGCCCTGCTCAGCGACGGCGACATCGAAAATGCCCAGCACGCCGACGACGTGATCTATGTGCCGCGCAGCCACGAGATGGTCAGCCCGGTGGTCAACGTAGTGGCGCTGCAATTGCTGAGCTATTTCACCGCCACGGCGCTGGGCAAGGACGTGGACAAACCGCGCAATCTGGCAAAAAGTGTCACGGTGGAGTGATTAAAGGGCGTGTGAAGTCAGGGGGGCTCTTTTTTTGAAGTGCCGCCAAGGTCTCGGCGCTATGGTAAAGGCGTCTAGCTCGGTGCCCCTTTCCTTCTTCCCACGCCAGCGACTCAGGAGCAATATGACGCAAAACCAGACCACACAAAATCAGCCCAGCAAGCTTGAGCAACTCAAAGCCATGACCGTCATCGTTGCCGACACCGGCGATATCGAGGCCATCAAAAAGTACCAGCCGCAAGATTGTACCACCAACCCCTCGCTGATTCTCAAAGCCTCGCAGCTTGAGGGTTATCAAGGGCTGATGCAGGAAGCTAAGGGCTGGGTCAAGTCCGGCGAAAGTGCCGATGATGTCATCGACAAACTGACCGTGAGCATCGGCACCGAGCTGACCAAGATCGTGCCCGGCTACGTCTCCACCGAAGTGGACGCCCGATTGTCGTTCGACAAGGACGCCGCTCTGGCCCGCGCCCGCCATCTGATCAGGCTCTACGAGGACAACGGCGTAGGCCGCGAGCGCATCCTGATCAAGCTGGCTTCGACTTGGGAAGGCATTCAGGCTGCCGAGATCCTCAAGAAAGAAGATATCCGCTGCAACATGACGCTGATCTTCGGCTTAGAGCAGGCCATCGCCTGCGCCCAAGCCGGAGCTTACCTGATCTCGCCGTTCGTGGGGCGCATCACCGACTGGTACAAGAAGTCGACTGGAACCAAGGATTACCCGATTGATCAGGATCCCGGCATCCAGTCGGTCAAGGCCATCTACAAGCATTTCAAAGAGCACGGTTACGAGACCATCATCATGGGCGCGTCGTTCAGAAGTGCTGCTCAAGTCGAAGCGCTGGCCGGCTGTGACCGCCTGACCGTCAGCCCACAGCTCCTCGGCGAACTGGCCGAAGACCACTGCAAGCTCGAGCGCCAGCTCACGCCCAGCGGCGGTAAAAGCAGCGACACCCCCGTCACCGAAGCCGATTACCGATGGAGCCTCGCCGAAGACGCGATGGCGGGCGAGAAGCTCAACGAGGGCATCCGGATGTTCCATCTCGACACCCAGAAACTTAAAGACCTGCTGACCGGCGGCCAAGCTGAGTCGGCAGGCAAGCAGCCGGTGGCCAAGACCGGAGCGTAAGTTCCCACTTGCTCAGCCAGCCGCGTACTTGACCGATGAGTACGCGGCTGGCCCCTTGACAGGTTGCCCGCCCGCCTGTTAGAATGACTGGCTGCTAGTCATGATGGGCTGGTTTAGGGGAGCTGTTTTGAGTGAGGCACTCCACAATTAAGGGTTTAGTTTACTGGAGAGAAGGCACGCGCCTTGTCTCCCCGCGCCGTGTTTAGGGCCGCCTGAAGGCCCACACAGCGCCGATGTGATCCCTTTTCCTTTCCGCTTCTCCTTGCCCTGCTGTTACCCAGAGGGCCACCCGTGAGGTTGGCATGAAGCCACGCATCGAGCGATTCGGCGAGATTCAAGAAGTCATTAAACTGCCCACCCTGACCGAAATTCAGGTCAATTCATTCAGTACCTTTTTGCAAGAAGGCCGTCCAATCAATGACCGCTTGAATGCGGGCTTGCAGGGCGCGTTCCGCGAAGTGTTTCCGATTGACGAAACCGAGAAAGGGCGCTCCACTGGCCTTGTTTTAGATTACTTAGAGTACCGCCTCGGCGATCCGGTGTATACCCCCGAAGAGTGCCGTGAAAAAGATTTGACGTACCAAGCGCCTCTTTACGCCAAGCTGCAACTCATCCACAAAGACAGCGGCTTGATCAAAGAAGATCAGGTGTTCCTCGGTGACCTCCCACTGATGACCGGCGACGGTTCGTTCGTCATCAACGGTGCAGACCGCGTGGTCATTTCGCAGATTCACCGCAGCCCCGGCGTGTATTTCACCACCAATTACAAGGGCCTCAAGAAGTACTACACGGCGGCCATCATCCCGATGCCCAAGCGCGGTCCCTGGATCGAGCTGGAATACGCGGGCGGCATCTTAGAGATGAAGGTCAACAAGCGTAAATTCCCGGTGGCGATGTTGCTGCGCGTTCTCGGCTACGACGATGCCAGCCTCAAAGCGCTGTTCAGCGAGTTTGAGCCGGATATCGAACTTCCCGAAGACAAAACGGCAGGCATGGGCGCAGACGAAGCCCTGCTCCGCCTGTTCACGGTGCTGCGCCCCGGCGACCCACCCAAGCGCGATAAGGCCACCCAGTACCTCTACGGCCTTTTGGCCGATCCCAAGCGCTACGACCTCGGCGCTCCGGGCCGCTTCAAGATGAACACCAAGCTGGGCATCAAGCGCGACGACAGCACCCTGCTCAACTTCGTGGACGGCAAGTTCACCGACGCGGGCCTGATCGACACCATCCGCTACCTGATGGCGCTGACCAACGGCCAAACCGAGTCCACCGTGGGCGCGGACGCTGACGGCGTGGCGATCACCGTGCCGGTTCGCCCCGACGACATCGACCACCTCGGCAACCGCCGCGTGCGTACCGTGGGTGAACTGCTAGCCGATCAGCTCCGCGTGGGTCTTGGCCGGATGGCGCGTGGTGTGCGTGAGCGCATGCTGCTCGGCAACCCCGACGCCGCTACCCCCACCAAGCTGGTCAACAACCGCCCCATCGTGGCGGCCATGCGCGAGTTCTTCGGACGCTCGCAGCTCAGCCAGTTCAAAGATCAAACCAACCCGCTCTCCGACTTGCGCCACAAGCGCCGCATCTCGGCGCTGGGGCCGGGCGGACTGACCCGCGAACGTGCCGGATTCGATGTGCGCGACGTTCACCGTACCCACTACGGGCGCATCTGCCCGATTGAAACGCCGGAAGGCGCGAACATCGGTTTGATCAGCTCGCTGGCCAGCTACGCCAAGGTCAATCCGCTGGGCTTTATCGAAGCGCCTTACCGCCGCGTGGAAAATGGCCGTGTTACCGACGACGTGCAGTACATGACCGCCGACATTGAAGACCGCTACGCCGTAGCGCAGGCCAACACCCGCCTGAATGCCGACGGCACCTTTGCTGAAGAGCGCGTCCTTTGCCGCAAAAGCGGCGATCCCAGCTTCTACGAGCACGCCGACGTGCAGTACATGGACGTGTCGCCCAAGCAGATCGTTTCGATCAACACCTCGCTGATCCCCTTCCTTGAGCACGATGACGCCAACCGCGCCCTGATGGGTTCGAACATGCAGTCGCAGGCCGTGCCGTTGATCCGCGCCCAGAGCCCCGCTGTGGGCACCGGCGT from Deinococcus detaillensis includes these protein-coding regions:
- a CDS encoding non-heme iron oxygenase ferredoxin subunit, with translation MSETQTQTSRIEVGAVDALPEGSQTEVTLGSHSVVVINFENQYYALRNNCSHQNYPLLGGDVDNGRITCEKHGGKFELATGKAKTLPALKPVQIYKTEVEDGVVYVLPL
- a CDS encoding TIGR01777 family oxidoreductase; its protein translation is MSQPDRIRSDPSAPRLVIAGGSGFLGRALTRFFAAQGWEVVILSRSKPSANLPARWVRWDGVRQGEWTAEISGAAALVNLAGRTVNCRYTAQNMLDIYASRMDSTRALGRAVKRADAPPPVWLNSSTGTLYRDARDTPQTEASGEIGEGFSVDVGKRWEAALQEEDLPTTRRVALRTAMVYGVGEGGVMQTTDLVVRLGGAGAMAGGGQYVSWIHELDFCRAVEFLIERDSPAAAELAGPFNITAPQPLTNREFLAAYRQAWGVPLGIPSTAALIKLGARVMNSEAELLLKSRWTVPERLLNAGFTFDFPSWPAAISDLVALARAQGHAAR
- a CDS encoding Gfo/Idh/MocA family protein codes for the protein MTHFTQAPGLRWGLFGAARIARALIPAIRESGGTVEIVGVRDPASEHARDFAAEWNIPRIGTYQEVVEAELDAVYNPLPNDLHWPWSAAAMRAGKHVLTEKPLSLNAKEAQQLAQVALETGRVSLEAFAYRFQPHVTRIREIVRSGELGELRSLQGSYGFFMTNPSDFRWLPDMGGGALYDVGCYPVNFMRLLLGEPGSVAAQARWTDQGVDLGISGVMDYPDLNGGGALASINCAFDWQGTPRLALYGTAGSLEMEQPFESSNRQPLILRVTVGEQTREETFAPSNGYTLMVSHFQRAARGEEALLYPPEDAVKQARVLDALFASARRGQRVTLDAEL
- a CDS encoding GMC family oxidoreductase gives rise to the protein MQPDFVIVGAGSGGCVLARRLLDAGASVLLLEAGGHDNHPFIRAPAAFPRLFKTRFDWNFHTAPQTHLQNRRLYWPRGKVLGGSSAINATIYIRGSQQDFDGWSGPAGHHTPGWGDGWRWADVLPFYKSLEKFRGEESETRSQGGVLHVGERAASHALSHAFVRSAARVLDIPVSQSFNDGQHLGAGLYESNHLRGVRQSAYQAFLASQRANPRLTVLTGARMLSLLWEGRRVVGVRFGYESQVKDVRGGGVILAAGTVQTPQLLMLSGIGPGAELKKHGIEVRVESPGVGQNLQDHLAVPVIFRSNAPSLDAAKDLPALAEWALKRSGPLSSNVAEAGAFAHARAGLPRSSPPDLQYHFGPAYFREHGFQKVEGNHFSVGPVLVDVHSRGHVTLHSADPAAAPIIDPCYLSDERDAQSLLAGVRLARQIAAESPLADFNVGESLPGAQAQTDAELLAHIQREAETLYHPVGTAAMGDGEDAVVDRCLAVRGVQGLWVADASVMPRITHANTNATAMMIGARAAAFLVES
- a CDS encoding S1C family serine protease; protein product: MNWQRGLGIGVLLGAALACAYVTGSVTAQRPLVTSDEINTVEVTRSALPATVQVNVRIRADALQQGDNPNETGSGFFYKANLIVTNYHVIKDQESLSVTLSDGRSVPAKVVGSDPGIDIAVLRVSGVSAPKLLSFGDSSRLVLGQKFIAIGSPLKYQNFISTGAYSKSSSDVPRDDQLGGEVGEYMLTTAMIQGGNSGGPVLDSRGAVVGVADANAAPSQLVPGIIGVVIPANIVKQSLTDLETVGVSQRGTLGVSLQNLGDLDPALRQLAGLSSSNGALVNEVPAGSAGARSGLRGSLKNNEGQLLAPLGDVVVAVDGVRIKNSYDVVRRVATKRPGQIVTLTVWRNKKEVQVPVTLLKRTLAQ
- a CDS encoding FmdB family zinc ribbon protein; amino-acid sequence: MPTYVYRNLITNQTFEVKQSMKDDALTLHPETGEPVKRLVSAPAIAFKGSGFYANDSRSSGKTSTASSAPDSGKAESSNTEGSKSADSASSSESAAASSPKTEAPKAADKSSAASSAKSAATASSSSGGSGQ